A part of Melittangium boletus DSM 14713 genomic DNA contains:
- a CDS encoding IS701 family transposase — protein sequence MSSSAIVSDNNEAVLVQKWEQEWRRVREWVEPHFARPETRASAEALLQGLLARVERKNSWGLSEEVGRATPYAFQHLLNGAHWDEDALRDDVLTYARERLGEGGVLSMDETGFLKKGDKSAGVARQYSGTAGRIENCQIGVFLAYVTEKGHCLVDRELYLPEHWLEDPDRCRQAGIPRRVRFQTKPELARAMLQRAFDAGLRPEWVVGDEVYGRDGELRRFLESQSQRYVLAVASNTYAWRGVEQVTAGEVLKEVKRREWTRLSAGAGAKGPRRYDWARVRVNSHEGTQARWFLFRRSVSEESEVSFYLVHAPATTSLAAMVEAAGKRWPVEECFESAKGEVGLDDYEVRKWRGWYRHMTLCLVAHAFLAAARVMANASEKEHPVPKRLGPPHRSSRMGAFRRRRGLSLSASVFRK from the coding sequence ATGTCCAGCAGCGCCATCGTCTCGGACAACAACGAAGCGGTGCTCGTCCAGAAATGGGAGCAGGAGTGGCGCCGCGTGCGGGAGTGGGTGGAGCCCCACTTCGCACGTCCGGAGACACGAGCCTCGGCGGAGGCTCTGTTGCAAGGGTTGCTGGCCCGAGTCGAGCGCAAGAACTCCTGGGGCTTGAGCGAGGAGGTGGGCAGGGCGACGCCCTACGCCTTTCAACATCTGCTCAACGGGGCGCACTGGGACGAGGACGCGCTGCGGGATGACGTGTTGACGTATGCCCGCGAGCGACTGGGCGAGGGGGGAGTCTTGTCCATGGATGAGACAGGCTTCTTGAAGAAGGGGGACAAGTCCGCGGGAGTGGCCCGGCAGTACAGTGGCACGGCGGGCCGCATTGAGAATTGCCAGATAGGCGTCTTCCTGGCCTACGTCACCGAGAAGGGCCACTGCCTGGTGGACCGCGAACTGTACCTGCCCGAGCACTGGCTGGAGGACCCGGACCGATGTCGTCAGGCGGGAATTCCACGGCGGGTGCGATTCCAGACGAAACCCGAGCTGGCGCGAGCCATGCTCCAGCGGGCCTTCGACGCGGGACTCCGTCCCGAGTGGGTGGTGGGAGATGAGGTGTATGGCCGGGATGGAGAGTTGCGACGGTTTTTGGAGAGCCAGTCGCAACGGTATGTCCTGGCGGTGGCCTCCAATACCTACGCCTGGCGCGGGGTGGAGCAGGTGACGGCGGGAGAAGTCTTGAAAGAGGTGAAGAGGCGAGAATGGACGAGGCTGTCGGCGGGGGCGGGAGCCAAGGGACCGCGCAGGTATGACTGGGCGCGAGTCCGAGTCAATTCGCATGAGGGGACCCAGGCGCGGTGGTTTCTCTTCCGTCGAAGCGTGTCGGAGGAGAGCGAGGTGAGCTTTTATCTGGTGCATGCACCGGCCACGACGTCGCTGGCCGCCATGGTGGAAGCGGCCGGCAAGCGCTGGCCGGTGGAGGAATGTTTCGAGTCGGCCAAGGGGGAGGTGGGACTGGACGACTATGAGGTGAGGAAATGGCGAGGGTGGTACCGCCACATGACGTTGTGCCTGGTAGCACATGCATTCCTGGCGGCCGCGCGAGTCATGGCCAACGCGTCCGAGAAGGAGCACCCAGTCCCAAAACGCCTGGGCCCGCCGCATCGAAGCAGTCGCATGGGAGCGTTTCGACGGCGGCGAGGCCTGTCCTTATCCGCTTCAGTGTTCAGGAAGTGA
- a CDS encoding Ig-like domain repeat protein — protein MQLTFTATVVAADGSKPTGILTVTRNGVPLTTAALTAAHNGTVKRPLPNPSVPGTYLHVVTFTGEGYESSSRSQTVGYF, from the coding sequence ATGCAGCTGACATTCACCGCGACGGTGGTCGCGGCCGATGGCTCGAAACCCACCGGCATCCTCACGGTGACTCGCAACGGAGTGCCGCTCACCACCGCCGCTCTGACCGCCGCTCACAATGGGACGGTCAAGCGCCCCCTGCCGAACCCGTCCGTGCCCGGCACCTACCTTCACGTGGTGACCTTCACGGGCGAGGGCTACGAGAGTTCGTCGAGGTCGCAGACCGTGGGATACTTCTGA
- a CDS encoding Kelch repeat-containing protein, with amino-acid sequence MWKSCLKAALLGLGLVACGSGEELVTEQTQLVRVEQKAVRTEGSLQLARYQHCSEMLSDGKILFVGGVVNEGSGFTASTEVYDPVTRTTSFRAKMNVARRAHTCLTLTDGHVLVLGGVDAQGVSTAAEKYNPATDTWTLLPPMPTINYGLSMVQLDDGRVLVAGGSSSYTHVFLFDPLANTWTETGSLSIGRIHPAAIKLPDGRVLLIGGYAWNNNRTLVELYTPSTGTWSLLTPLLKSNSSPSATLLPDGRVAVDGYDSSDNGYIQVYDISTNTWTLLPQANSPHDWRSKAVLVNGKLMVVGSTDQLDGQMPIEWFDFATQRWTIVGLLSIPRSDFTLNVLPDGSVLAAGGAQINTYQAYATMERLSFEAPVPPGLEPFPYSASNTNGALQNTQNRTLTLYAGDVLEVGTCGLPGASSSGDTFLRVLGGELPGRGQR; translated from the coding sequence ATGTGGAAGTCGTGTCTCAAGGCGGCGCTGCTGGGCCTGGGTCTTGTCGCGTGCGGTTCGGGCGAGGAGCTCGTGACGGAGCAGACGCAACTGGTGCGAGTCGAGCAGAAAGCCGTGCGGACGGAGGGGTCTTTGCAACTGGCCCGCTATCAGCACTGCTCCGAGATGCTATCGGATGGAAAGATCCTGTTCGTGGGAGGTGTCGTGAACGAGGGGTCCGGTTTCACGGCCAGTACGGAGGTCTATGATCCAGTCACACGGACCACGTCCTTCCGGGCGAAGATGAACGTCGCCCGGCGCGCGCACACCTGCCTCACCCTCACGGATGGCCATGTGCTGGTTCTGGGTGGAGTCGATGCACAGGGTGTCAGTACCGCCGCGGAGAAATACAACCCCGCCACCGACACGTGGACGCTGCTGCCACCCATGCCCACCATCAACTACGGCCTGTCCATGGTCCAATTGGATGATGGCCGCGTCCTGGTGGCCGGTGGCTCTTCGTCCTATACGCACGTCTTCCTGTTCGATCCCCTCGCGAACACCTGGACTGAAACGGGCTCCTTGAGCATCGGACGGATACATCCGGCGGCCATCAAACTGCCGGATGGTCGCGTGCTGCTGATTGGCGGATACGCATGGAACAATAACCGAACGCTCGTTGAACTCTACACGCCCTCCACGGGAACGTGGTCCTTGTTGACTCCCCTCCTCAAGAGCAATTCATCACCCAGTGCCACCCTGCTTCCTGACGGACGAGTCGCCGTGGATGGGTATGATTCCAGCGACAATGGCTACATACAAGTGTATGACATTTCCACGAACACCTGGACCCTGTTGCCTCAAGCCAACAGCCCACACGACTGGAGGTCCAAGGCCGTTCTTGTCAATGGCAAACTGATGGTGGTGGGCTCTACGGATCAGCTCGATGGTCAAATGCCCATCGAGTGGTTTGACTTCGCCACACAGCGATGGACCATCGTGGGGTTGCTCAGCATCCCGCGATCTGACTTCACCCTCAATGTGCTGCCTGATGGCTCGGTACTCGCGGCTGGCGGTGCGCAGATCAACACGTACCAGGCCTACGCGACGATGGAGCGGCTGAGCTTCGAGGCTCCCGTCCCCCCGGGTCTGGAGCCCTTCCCCTACAGCGCGTCCAACACCAACGGCGCACTGCAGAATACCCAGAACAGGACCCTCACGCTCTACGCGGGAGATGTGCTGGAAGTGGGAACGTGCGGCCTACCGGGGGCGTCGTCCTCGGGCGATACCTTCCTGCGCGTGTTGGGGGGGGAACTCCCAGGTCGCGGCCAACGATGA
- a CDS encoding PPC domain-containing protein, whose product MASFIKYPVVTTGSYTVLAGCYANGACGGTVSFRVTSGPTSPLYYVAANTNNAQQNTVNRSFTLDIGDMVEVGTCDLPGASATGDTSLRLFGGGTQVMSNNDACGGKASFIRHRATTRGTYELRAGCNSRGSCAGTVIFRITPAAIPALTYNASDTNSAQQNTVNRTFTLNAGDVLEAGTCSLPGATATGDTYLRLFGGGTQVAYNDENCGGSASFFQYTAPTTGTYELRAGCYSNTSCGGTVVFRVTPAKK is encoded by the coding sequence ATGGCGTCCTTCATCAAATACCCGGTGGTGACCACGGGCTCGTACACGGTGCTCGCGGGCTGCTACGCGAATGGTGCGTGCGGTGGCACGGTCTCCTTCCGCGTCACGTCCGGGCCCACCTCTCCCCTCTATTATGTGGCGGCCAATACCAACAACGCCCAACAGAACACCGTCAACCGCTCGTTCACGCTCGATATCGGGGACATGGTGGAAGTGGGGACCTGCGACCTGCCAGGGGCGTCCGCCACGGGGGATACCTCGCTGCGCTTGTTCGGTGGTGGTACGCAGGTCATGTCCAACAACGATGCTTGTGGTGGCAAGGCGTCCTTCATTCGGCACAGGGCGACCACCCGGGGCACCTACGAACTGCGCGCTGGATGCAACTCCCGCGGCAGCTGTGCGGGAACGGTCATCTTCCGCATCACGCCCGCCGCCATTCCGGCACTGACCTACAACGCGTCCGACACCAACAGCGCCCAACAGAACACCGTGAACCGTACGTTCACGCTCAACGCGGGAGATGTGCTGGAAGCGGGGACCTGCAGCTTGCCGGGCGCGACCGCCACGGGTGATACCTACCTGCGCCTGTTCGGTGGCGGCACCCAGGTCGCCTACAACGACGAGAACTGTGGAGGCTCGGCGTCCTTCTTCCAGTACACGGCGCCCACCACGGGCACCTACGAACTGCGTGCCGGGTGCTACTCCAACACCAGCTGTGGTGGCACGGTCGTCTTCCGCGTCACGCCCGCCAAGAAGTAG
- a CDS encoding aldo/keto reductase yields the protein MPLDHYVTLGRSGLRVSPLCLGAMTFGEDLGWGTSVEESQRIIDRYIELGGNFIDTANLYTKSHSEKIIGDHVGRHPARRDRLVIATKFSGNLYPGDPNGGGSGRKSIISACENSLRRLQTDYIDLYWLHNWDVHTPIEETMAALEDLVRAGKVRYLGVSDTPAWKIVEANMLARFRGWSAFIGLQIEYSLLERTVEQELVPMAREFGLGITPWSPLKSGALSGKYTRANAGQQKADRGMFLDPFLNERTYAIVDALEAIARTHESTVARVALAWVQAQPGVTSTIIGARRLAQLEDNVKGVDVKLTSEELGRLDSLTKPALGFPQSMQPMFPSIHNGGTTVNGTYAPPSAFGIEKGDKPY from the coding sequence ATGCCTCTCGATCATTATGTGACGCTCGGCCGCTCGGGCCTTCGCGTCAGCCCGCTGTGCCTCGGTGCGATGACGTTCGGTGAAGACCTCGGCTGGGGGACCAGCGTCGAGGAGTCCCAGCGCATCATCGACCGGTACATCGAGCTCGGCGGCAACTTCATCGATACGGCGAACCTCTACACGAAGAGCCACTCCGAGAAGATCATCGGTGACCACGTCGGACGCCACCCCGCCCGGCGCGACCGCCTGGTCATCGCGACCAAATTCAGCGGAAACCTCTACCCGGGGGATCCGAACGGCGGCGGCTCCGGTCGCAAGTCCATCATCTCCGCGTGCGAGAACTCGCTGCGCCGCTTGCAGACGGATTACATCGACCTGTACTGGCTGCATAACTGGGATGTGCACACGCCCATCGAGGAGACGATGGCCGCGCTCGAGGATCTCGTCCGCGCGGGCAAGGTGCGCTACCTGGGCGTCTCCGACACGCCAGCGTGGAAGATCGTCGAAGCCAACATGCTGGCGCGCTTCCGCGGCTGGTCGGCATTCATCGGACTCCAGATCGAGTACTCGCTGCTGGAGCGCACCGTGGAGCAGGAGCTCGTGCCGATGGCGCGCGAGTTCGGCCTGGGCATCACGCCCTGGTCGCCGCTCAAGAGCGGCGCGCTCAGCGGCAAGTACACGCGCGCGAACGCGGGGCAGCAGAAGGCCGACCGGGGGATGTTCCTGGACCCGTTCCTGAACGAGCGGACCTACGCCATCGTGGACGCCCTGGAGGCCATCGCCCGAACGCACGAGAGCACCGTGGCGCGCGTGGCGCTGGCGTGGGTGCAGGCGCAGCCGGGCGTGACGTCCACCATCATCGGCGCGCGGCGGCTCGCGCAGCTCGAGGACAACGTGAAGGGGGTGGACGTGAAGCTCACGAGCGAGGAGTTGGGCCGCCTCGATTCGCTCACGAAGCCCGCGCTCGGATTCCCGCAGAGCATGCAGCCGATGTTCCCCTCCATCCACAATGGAGGCACGACGGTGAACGGCACCTATGCGCCCCCGTCCGCCTTCGGCATCGAGAAGGGTGACAAGCCCTACTGA
- a CDS encoding MarR family winged helix-turn-helix transcriptional regulator produces the protein MSKIDPAKIWSLSYRLLMSVISHVTPDIATLGVETKELFVLAALEEHPYPAELAATLSMPKPTVTVYVKRLEAAGFVSREIDAQDMRRHRLRLTPAGRKVMHQGLALLSDAFGERLGRLSTAQQEELRMLLEKMS, from the coding sequence ATGTCGAAAATCGACCCGGCGAAGATCTGGTCGCTGAGCTACCGGCTGCTGATGTCGGTCATCTCCCACGTCACCCCGGACATCGCCACGCTGGGGGTGGAGACCAAGGAGTTGTTCGTGCTCGCGGCACTGGAGGAGCACCCCTACCCCGCGGAGCTGGCGGCGACGTTGAGCATGCCCAAGCCGACGGTGACGGTGTACGTGAAGCGGCTCGAGGCCGCGGGCTTCGTGAGCCGGGAGATCGACGCCCAGGACATGCGGCGCCACCGGCTGCGGCTCACGCCCGCCGGGCGCAAGGTGATGCACCAGGGCCTGGCGCTGTTGTCGGACGCGTTCGGCGAGCGGCTCGGCCGCCTGAGCACCGCGCAGCAGGAGGAGCTGCGGATGTTGCTGGAGAAAATGAGCTGA
- a CDS encoding endonuclease/exonuclease/phosphatase family protein: MLELLSSAVLSLLLSLGFMPSASLERTAALAVTTTTVATHNTLHGSANLKPLADVIGWQEVDTDEGHSKLGALEYYDHFRPGAGRLDARNSIAISWRKNKYEKTGDGSRLTHGGEAGVTPSRFVNWVVLKNKDTGAKLAFINTHYISGAWNGEHPERQERWRTHNTVVHEVVAELLSRGLPVVLVGDFNRPLSQDIPGMNHLRTAGVDGVPIDQIYVSRGIGTGPAERLEKYGSDHFAYTTTVQY, translated from the coding sequence ATGCTCGAACTCTTGTCCTCGGCCGTCCTCAGCCTGCTCCTCTCCCTGGGCTTCATGCCCTCCGCCAGCCTGGAGCGGACGGCGGCGCTCGCGGTCACGACGACCACCGTCGCCACCCACAACACCCTTCACGGAAGCGCGAACCTCAAGCCACTCGCGGACGTCATCGGCTGGCAGGAGGTGGACACCGACGAGGGCCACTCCAAGCTCGGCGCGCTCGAGTACTACGACCACTTCCGTCCTGGCGCGGGCCGGCTCGACGCCCGCAACTCCATCGCCATCTCGTGGCGCAAGAACAAGTACGAGAAGACGGGAGACGGCTCCCGGCTCACGCATGGAGGTGAGGCCGGGGTGACGCCCTCGCGCTTCGTGAACTGGGTGGTGCTCAAGAACAAGGACACCGGCGCGAAGCTGGCGTTCATCAACACCCATTACATCTCCGGCGCCTGGAACGGTGAGCACCCCGAGCGCCAGGAGCGCTGGCGGACGCACAACACCGTGGTGCACGAGGTCGTCGCGGAGCTGCTCTCGCGGGGGCTGCCCGTCGTCCTGGTGGGCGACTTCAACCGTCCGCTCTCGCAGGACATCCCGGGGATGAACCACCTGCGGACGGCGGGTGTCGACGGCGTGCCCATCGACCAGATCTACGTCAGCCGTGGCATCGGCACCGGTCCCGCCGAACGCCTGGAGAAGTACGGCTCCGACCACTTCGCCTACACCACGACCGTCCAGTACTGA
- a CDS encoding glycoside hydrolase family 43 protein, with protein sequence MRPLRRHALGASVAFVACLNVPLHADAAPRPVYAPSGGGFADPSVVNHNNQFYGMSTGSLVPSAQGNIASGPWMAEGPALTSKPSWATGGGMWAPDLERISANAWVLYFAAPVNGLDANQRCIGAATASSPLGPFTPVAGGPLVCPGLADVPTADDTVPGRPLTNAGVIDPSGFKDSDGTRFLLYKTQQLPSSLRIVRLNAAGTHVAGGATSRQLLRSDRIVENPVLVKRAGDYILFASRGPYNKCTYETIWMRANGVGTNAFNAVTQHTLLTDGNTGGVCGPGGADIAEAIDGGQRIFFHGWLCGGGPCPINFDAQTDDGGRRGMYLGVLGWDSHDNPVVNKFLSPE encoded by the coding sequence ATGAGGCCACTTCGCCGTCACGCCCTTGGCGCATCCGTCGCGTTCGTCGCCTGCCTCAACGTCCCCCTCCACGCGGACGCGGCTCCCCGGCCCGTGTACGCACCGAGCGGTGGTGGGTTCGCCGACCCGTCCGTGGTCAACCACAACAACCAGTTCTACGGCATGTCGACGGGAAGCCTCGTCCCGTCGGCGCAGGGGAACATCGCCTCCGGTCCCTGGATGGCCGAGGGTCCGGCCCTCACCTCGAAGCCCTCGTGGGCCACGGGCGGCGGCATGTGGGCCCCGGACCTGGAGCGGATCAGCGCGAACGCGTGGGTGCTCTACTTCGCCGCCCCCGTGAATGGGCTGGACGCCAACCAGCGCTGTATCGGGGCGGCCACCGCCAGCTCGCCGCTCGGGCCGTTCACCCCGGTCGCGGGCGGACCGTTGGTCTGCCCGGGGCTGGCGGACGTCCCCACCGCGGATGACACCGTCCCGGGCCGCCCCCTCACGAACGCTGGCGTCATCGACCCGTCCGGGTTCAAGGACAGCGACGGGACGCGCTTCCTGCTCTACAAGACGCAGCAACTGCCCTCGTCGCTGCGCATCGTCCGGCTCAACGCCGCCGGCACCCACGTGGCCGGTGGCGCCACCAGCCGTCAGCTGCTGCGCTCGGACCGCATCGTGGAGAACCCGGTCCTGGTGAAGCGCGCCGGGGACTACATCCTGTTCGCCTCGCGAGGGCCGTACAACAAGTGCACCTACGAGACCATCTGGATGCGGGCCAATGGCGTGGGCACCAACGCCTTCAACGCCGTCACCCAGCACACCCTGCTCACGGATGGGAACACCGGTGGCGTGTGCGGCCCCGGCGGCGCGGACATCGCCGAGGCGATCGACGGCGGGCAGCGGATCTTCTTCCACGGCTGGCTGTGCGGCGGCGGTCCCTGCCCGATCAACTTCGACGCGCAGACCGACGACGGGGGCCGCCGGGGCATGTACCTGGGCGTGCTGGGCTGGGACTCCCATGACAACCCGGTCGTCAACAAGTTCCTCAGCCCGGAATGA
- a CDS encoding GNAT family N-acetyltransferase produces MPIYQLSSEDPIWGSLRLDYPGFDDWLQKSKREHRMAWVVWGPDREAVAGLCLMKPETGPEFGMEGKLLKLSSFKVSERHRGFRYGELLMKAAFNSGYDEGFDWIYVTAFPKQAELISMFENFGFDEWPERKTNGELVLRKPLKASKEDW; encoded by the coding sequence GTGCCAATCTACCAGTTGTCATCGGAGGACCCCATCTGGGGCAGCCTGCGGCTGGACTACCCGGGATTCGATGATTGGCTCCAGAAGAGCAAGCGAGAACACCGTATGGCATGGGTGGTCTGGGGACCAGACCGGGAAGCGGTAGCTGGTCTCTGCTTGATGAAGCCCGAAACTGGCCCCGAGTTCGGTATGGAAGGCAAACTGTTGAAGCTCTCCTCCTTCAAGGTTTCGGAACGGCATCGGGGCTTTCGGTATGGAGAGTTGTTGATGAAGGCCGCTTTCAACAGCGGGTACGACGAGGGATTCGACTGGATTTACGTTACCGCGTTCCCCAAACAGGCGGAACTCATCAGCATGTTCGAGAACTTCGGATTCGATGAGTGGCCTGAACGCAAGACAAACGGCGAGCTTGTTCTACGCAAACCCTTGAAGGCGAGCAAGGAAGACTGGTAA
- the tnpC gene encoding IS66 family transposase: MAEVDSRAARIAELEAMVAARDARIAELMAKVEALTARVAELEARLSQNSSNSSKPPSSDGPGARRQPKKPTGRSPGGQPGHKKHERELLPPEEVRHVVELVPKECKDCGRRLEGRDVEPRRHQVVEVPPLSAVVTEYRSHALECGACGTVTREEVPGYASSAFGDRLGALASLLVGKYRLSKRLVKDALSDMVGVRLSVGSVVNLEGQMAEALAPAVREAGEYVKAADRVHADETGWVEGRREGRGQRAWLWLVATALVAVFHIARSRGAKVARALLGEDFAGILGSDRWSAYAWYDPGLRQLCWAHLLRDFQGFIERGGEGGPLGEALMRQVERFFTWYHWVRDGTLAREDFEKRMPEVEREVGRLLRRAAVCAQKKTAGMAREILRWEKCLWTFVDIPEVEPTNNFAERCLRHAVMYRKTSFGTQGPEGSLFVERILTTVTTLKLQRRGVLDFLTDTLHAHRRGLSTPSLLPLHASVQLSASA, from the coding sequence ATGGCGGAAGTGGATTCCCGAGCCGCGCGGATTGCGGAACTGGAAGCGATGGTGGCCGCGCGAGACGCGCGGATAGCGGAGTTGATGGCGAAGGTGGAAGCACTCACTGCGCGTGTGGCGGAGTTGGAGGCGCGCCTGAGCCAGAACTCGAGTAACTCCTCCAAGCCGCCTTCCTCGGACGGCCCTGGAGCCCGGCGCCAGCCGAAGAAGCCAACGGGCCGAAGTCCTGGGGGCCAGCCCGGACACAAGAAGCATGAGCGCGAGCTGCTGCCGCCCGAAGAGGTGCGGCACGTCGTCGAGTTGGTGCCCAAGGAGTGCAAGGACTGTGGGCGTCGGCTGGAGGGAAGAGACGTGGAGCCGCGCCGCCATCAGGTGGTGGAGGTGCCGCCGCTGTCGGCCGTTGTCACGGAGTATCGCAGCCATGCGCTGGAATGCGGCGCGTGCGGCACGGTGACACGAGAGGAAGTGCCCGGGTACGCCAGCAGTGCCTTCGGAGATAGGTTGGGCGCGCTCGCCAGTCTGCTGGTGGGCAAGTACCGGCTGTCCAAACGACTGGTGAAGGACGCGCTGTCGGACATGGTGGGGGTGCGGCTGTCAGTGGGCAGTGTGGTGAATCTGGAAGGGCAAATGGCCGAGGCGCTCGCCCCGGCGGTGCGCGAGGCTGGCGAGTACGTGAAGGCCGCCGACAGGGTGCACGCGGACGAGACGGGGTGGGTGGAGGGGCGGCGGGAAGGCCGAGGCCAACGTGCCTGGCTGTGGCTGGTGGCCACGGCGTTGGTGGCTGTCTTTCACATCGCTCGGAGTCGCGGGGCCAAGGTAGCGCGTGCGCTGCTGGGAGAAGACTTCGCGGGCATCCTGGGCAGTGACAGGTGGAGCGCGTACGCATGGTATGACCCGGGCCTGAGGCAGTTGTGCTGGGCCCACCTGCTGCGCGACTTCCAGGGCTTCATCGAGCGGGGCGGCGAGGGAGGGCCGCTTGGCGAGGCGTTGATGCGGCAAGTCGAGCGCTTCTTCACCTGGTACCACTGGGTGCGCGATGGCACGCTGGCACGGGAGGACTTCGAGAAGAGGATGCCCGAGGTGGAGCGCGAAGTGGGCCGACTGCTGCGCCGGGCCGCGGTGTGCGCGCAGAAGAAAACAGCCGGCATGGCACGGGAAATCCTCCGGTGGGAGAAGTGCCTGTGGACATTTGTCGACATACCGGAGGTGGAGCCGACAAACAACTTCGCCGAGAGGTGCCTGCGTCACGCGGTCATGTACAGGAAGACATCCTTTGGCACGCAAGGCCCCGAAGGCAGCCTCTTCGTGGAACGAATCCTCACGACCGTTACCACCCTCAAGTTGCAACGGCGAGGCGTGCTGGACTTCCTGACGGACACCCTCCACGCACATCGACGGGGCCTTTCGACTCCCTCGTTGTTGCCCCTTCATGCCTCGGTCCAACTCTCGGCCTCAGCCTGA
- a CDS encoding DUF3850 domain-containing protein, whose protein sequence is MRRFFLLSIKPQYSELILSGEKKFELRKRKLGANPGDVVVIYTSSPTQALTGAFLVQEELEMPVATLWKRHRSVLGIQEEDYAEYFRNTDSAVAIAIGRTVILPPIPLDEPRRVRPGFTPPQSYMYCPEPLTALVPSGALRKLLRVA, encoded by the coding sequence GTGAGACGCTTTTTCCTACTCTCCATCAAGCCTCAGTACTCCGAACTCATTCTCTCTGGAGAGAAGAAGTTCGAGCTCCGAAAGCGGAAGCTAGGGGCCAATCCGGGAGATGTGGTGGTGATCTACACGTCATCGCCCACCCAGGCGCTCACGGGCGCGTTCCTCGTCCAGGAGGAACTTGAGATGCCGGTGGCCACGCTCTGGAAACGGCACCGATCCGTCCTCGGCATCCAGGAAGAGGACTACGCCGAATATTTTCGCAACACGGACAGTGCGGTGGCGATTGCCATCGGACGGACGGTGATTCTTCCGCCCATTCCCCTCGACGAACCGCGGCGGGTCCGGCCCGGATTCACGCCCCCACAGAGTTACATGTACTGCCCGGAGCCGCTCACGGCGCTCGTTCCCTCCGGGGCCTTGCGCAAACTCCTCCGCGTGGCCTGA